ttttacatttattcaaaaattcTTTATATGTTCATAGAACTCCATCATTGTTCATGAGCTGGCTAACTGCTGTTATATTGTTTTCAAACCAGTAATCAAAacataaagatttatttttgtacaagATGTCTTTGTTGTTCCAAATTTAGTACCTCCTTGGTGAGAAATTATGTTTGTAGGCCAGAGTCCATGCCATAAGAGCTTGTTTATGAATTTTTGCAAGCTTCATCTGTATTTTTGTAATTGAATAATTGCACTTCAACAATAATTCTAGGTCACCCAATTGCTTGAACAAATAGTTGGGAAAGGAGTTCCAAATActgtctttatttttaaaattttgaataagcctatttattttaaatacattgtttTACGTATCATAACTCAACACATCTAGACCACCATGATCTTTGGAGTTGCATAAAATTTATTTTCTCAGGTAATGAGGTCTTGTTTTTCCAGATAAAATCAATAAGCATTTTATCCAATTGCTTGGTAACTTTAGGAAGAATATCCAATGATAAGGATGTATAGATCTGGAAATACCTTCAGCTTTTGACAGAAGTACCTGCCCCTGAATTGACAAATCACTAAACCTCTTACTAGATTTAGTAATAATTGGATTGAAATTTAAATCACTACGCAAATATTAATCTTTACATATAACAAATCCCAGACATGTTACTTGGTTTTTAATTGGaatattatggaaataataataataatagtaataataataataataaaacatttgttgagAGGAAACAGAActgatttattcatattcattcttAAACCTGATActtctgaaaattattttatagagATAACTGCTTTAATGATTTCATGCAAATCTTTTACAAATAATGTAGTGTCTTCGGCAAACTGACACAACTTAAAAGTTCTCCCTAATGAAGCAATTCCttgaaaatcactttttttatgtGAAGGGCCATTATTTGACTtgtgaaaatcaataaaaataaaactatcatctaaaattaattcattgtagtctacaatatttaaaaacaatcttaTATGTTATTCTAATGTGTCAACATTCGCCATGGAAATGTATTCCTAATTTGTttcaatatttgtaaaaaaaaaaaaaagttaaattatctATTATTGGTGGCATATGAATTCACAAGAGTGAAATGAGTTTGATCAATGTTAACATGTAATATTACCATTCTACCTAAATTATCAATTTCATGGCTTAGGACCTGACTTCTGAAGTTTCCTTTTAAAATAGCGACCCCTGCAGATTTAGTGGTGCAATGTGAAATGTAATTTCCCCACTGACTTTTCATCAGTTTTTCACAGGCATAAGTTTcttgcacaaaataataataataaaataggatTTTTCTAGTTCCGTATCTCTTATCTTATTGAAAATGATCTCCATCTAGTATATTCTAAAAAGTAACAAGTTATACTTTGTTTACCGACTGTTGCTCTCGATTTCGAAAGAAAAGGATAATTTGCTTCTCTGAATCAGCATGCATTGTTTTCAGCGTTCCGTTCATTTTAAGCGTAGCCACAATTTGCATATGCTCTGTAACTGTCATTATTCTACTATACAAAATATTAACACAGCAACGATAgacaatacttttattttacaattctgtAACTTTCTACAGAGACTACAGCGAATATAACGTCCTATGTTTAAGCAAAAAATTTTATTGTAGTATGCATTCAAAAGTATACAGAATGATGTCAACAACAATGTCAGATTCttcatagaaatattttaaactttaagtttatttttatatgatacAACAGAAGAGTAGAGTGCCATATGACCATGTTGTGGTTCCTTCAGAGTATGTATATGATTACAGaacaaatcaaaatgtaacaatcaAAATTAACAtcataacaatttaaatatttgtaaagttttttttctttatatacacTGCCCACCTggtaatgcaatgcaaaaatgtttctctttatcattacacatatacacaaagGTTTTGTCTTTGTGGATTTTAAACAGATTCAGCCATCAGCCAGTCTGAGATTTCTCTCTGGTTTTCAGCCACCCATTTTATATTGGCTTTTGTCTTCTCGATGGCCTGCTCCAGAGCTGCAGTCCCTGATCCaaagccgatctctgaatctctCTTAAACTGCAGAAGCTTTGCACGTTGAAAGAtatgagaggggaaaaaaacaaaacaaattagacAAGTAGGCTAACCTGTTCAACCTGTTTCAAGCATCTTCACATGagtttttgtttgcaaaatgttATAGCATTAATTGTGTAGCTATAGAAAATACACACCTGCTCAAGTTCTGATTCAGTTGAAAATGTTTTGGTTATGCCACTTATAAGGCTGGCAAAGTTAAAAGACCCCACACCGTACCTAGGGACACAAATTCATTCTGTTCACCacataactgcatttatttcaattcattaaaatgttgCAGTTATCTTGTATATGAGGATTTGTGTTGTTCATAAAGCTCACTCTGTGAACATATACACCCAGTTCTTCCTGACAAAATCCCAAGCCAATGTCTGACCATCCGGGTTGCTGGATATATACACAATAACAGAGGAAGCGTCCTGTTTACGGATCATCGATGCGTCAAGCGTGTATCCAAGGTACCTATATTTATGacaattcaaatgaaaatatctAAAGTTATTCCTTTGAAAAGATGCTATTTGTTCCCAAAGAACAATATATTTCAAACCTTTTTAAAAGTGTGGTATCCTTTGCACAAGCCAGGGCTGAAATGAGTTTATCAGCTTCTATTCCGATGGTGGCGTTCTTAAACATCAGCCAGCCAAAGTCCCACTCGGCAGTGCCACCTGAGGCAATAGCACTGCAGTACACTGCAGACCTTAAATTGGGGTGAATTCTGGAAAAAAAGAGATCTGAATTAGATATATGTAATAATGTGGACTGATTTTTTTCCCTGCAGTATATAACATTGGATTGCTTGGCTAGAAGACCAAATACTGAGTGCTCTAATAAACTCACGGGTTGTGGTTTGCTTGGTCCATCCACTGTTTGTACCAGCCTTTAGTGAGATTTTTACACTCATCTACACCAGTGCTGCAGGCAAATCTAATGGCATTAACTTGATTGTACCTacacaaggaaaaaaaatataaatacatgccAATTATTTAATTGGAATAGTTAATTGCAACAAAATTTTGAATGAGATTTCATTATTGATTACAAAAATAGTTATGGATCACTTACTGGTCTGTATGGCCAGTGGGCACATGCGACCAATTTTCGGTAATAGtcttaaaatgttcaaaaaggGGGGTCACCTGCTTCCTGGTGTAgttctacaacaacaacaaaaactgctAAATTCATATTACTACTACTCTGAAATCagcatatactttatatattcaaataaaaataaagttatgagTTTCAAATGCTAATATATAAGAATTATTAGAGCAGACCTGTAAGAGTTCATAGACATCAGTTTGTGTAAACATGAGGTACAAATAATCCAGGTTGTTGAGCGCAGACTGCCATGGCATGTATTCTCGTTCTTCAGATAAGTACTTTGTAGTATTTAGGGCTAGAGTGACAGGAATTATCTTTGCCCTTGAAAAAGAGTTATAATAAAGTATGCAACTGATTTAATTCAAATGTGCttgtacaaataaattaaagtatatatctaaataaattgTACCCCAAttctctttatgtttttttttttttttaccttgcaagATTAAATGCATCATCCACTATCTGAGCTCTGTTGATGACTGGAATGACctttaataaaatgaacaaaaaaaagtgataattgtCGTGTAATTTTTATTCTATACTGGGTCTGTGATTTCAATCACATGTCTGTGTCTTTACCGTATGGTTCTCTGTCAGTTGATTCAGAAGACGCTCCCAGTTCTCAGTGTCATAGTTTACTCTGTAATATCCAGTAATGTTCAGATTCACCAGCACCCATTCATTTCCAGTTGCCTTCATATCAGAGTGATAAACTGCATATGAAAAGACAATCATGTTaacctatttatttttttaaaaattatgagCTTGTCCCAGTCATACGTACAAATAACAGCgtaaaacttattttgtgttcctaCCAGTTTTTTCTGTGAGCCAAAAGCGTGACTGTTCCACCTCTGCCTTCATCCAGTTGATGGGTACAATCCATtcataactttaaaataaaataaaaatagacataacacacacacacacacacacaaaacagatcTAAAAACAACAAATCCTGTTCAGGTAGCTTAGGCATGTATTTAAACCTACTTGAATGGAGACTGCCTCTGTAAGGAAGACTCAGGATCCAGAAGGAAGTGCATCTGAGAGACCTGGCCTGTCGTAGTGTTGATCAAGACCACCGGGAAGCCCATCTGAAGAACCCAGCGGTCCATGATTTTTTTGACACTTAATGGAAGAAC
This genomic stretch from Carassius auratus strain Wakin unplaced genomic scaffold, ASM336829v1 scaf_tig00010005, whole genome shotgun sequence harbors:
- the LOC113072723 gene encoding aminopeptidase N-like gives rise to the protein MLVLCVHASHVYDRVHSQTSIPQIQIWARKKAIEDGHGDYALSITGPILKFFENYYSVPYPLSKSDQIALPDFYFGAMENWGLVTYRETNLLYDPVISSNANKERTATIIAHELAHMWFGNLVTLKWWNEVWLNEGFASYVSYLGADFAESSWEVKDLIILKDVHRAFAVDALASSHPLSSKEEDIIKPEQITEQFDTISYSKGASVLRMLSDFLTESVFVQGLNTYLTMFAYQNTVGEDLWNHLQTAVDVSGTVLPLSVKKIMDRWVLQMGFPVVLINTTTGQVSQMHFLLDPESSLQRQSPFNYEWIVPINWMKAEVEQSRFWLTEKTVYHSDMKATGNEWVLVNLNITGYYRVNYDTENWERLLNQLTENHTVIPVINRAQIVDDAFNLARAKIIPVTLALNTTKYLSEEREYMPWQSALNNLDYLYLMFTQTDVYELLQNYTRKQVTPLFEHFKTITENWSHVPTGHTDQYNQVNAIRFACSTGVDECKNLTKGWYKQWMDQANHNPIHPNLRSAVYCSAIASGGTAEWDFGWLMFKNATIGIEADKLISALACAKDTTLLKRYLGYTLDASMIRKQDASSVIVYISSNPDGQTLAWDFVRKNWVYMFTEYGVGSFNFASLISGITKTFSTESELEQLLQFKRDSEIGFGSGTAALEQAIEKTKANIKWVAENQREISDWLMAESV